A genomic window from Carassius auratus strain Wakin chromosome 45, ASM336829v1, whole genome shotgun sequence includes:
- the LOC113062820 gene encoding SAM and SH3 domain-containing protein 1-like isoform X1 → MEEDQVFSPEEPQAASAASSDSFSRLWSDVMGMLDGSLGNIDDLAQEYSEYYNTYFSEVSERMEELRKRQVSQELDMEKADTSFSSSQLCSDIQESFGIDSEVSTPESERKIPLHKSSSEDGSGKWDNKKKNKSFWQNFRKSQKGVTRQTSKGEDIGYVASEITMSDEERIQLMMMVKEKMITVEEALARLKEFERNRQLSSSTDTAEWTEGSSPTVNLSSVCNSVEQSDDEQEDSVKFKRLHKLVNSTRRVRKKLIKVDDSKRHGSEDSLSLDAAPLCDDINALYAEIHKKPAQCTDSSLSSLAQEQLSLDGDTDSLTTSPSTSSLDAWKPAHKLVKTPGAHPHGLIRPPRKSSAGSGLGVVGGSGSSFSELECLADDNAKVSRSATDGEMRKALSSLSHGRTCSFGGFDLTNRSLHVVNTSEPSEQEALYRDAVKSPTTSRISLGKKVKSVKETMRKRMSKKYVGSLSEQSSPDGTPSCPQSPQPDTDSLEKPKLKAGGSVESLHSSLSGQSSMSGQTVSTTDSSASNRESVRSEDGDDEEPPYRGPFCGRARVHTDFTPSPYDTDSLKLKRGDVIDIISKPPMGTWMGLLNNKVGTFKFIYVDVLAEEEEKPKRSVRRRRKGRPPKPSSVEELLERINLKEHMPTFLFNGYEDLDTFKLLEEEDLDELNIKDPQHRAVLMTAVELLQDYDSSSDPERSALSGSQEKLLCEGRGLMADSPRDSGCYESNENLENGKSRKASHHSRGSSGFDCGGVRSPDYPTLPMTHSTEVLQQQAKKERKFPKPFLPRPIKAFSLHSLGLKKASKAGQTSRILVSRSCEELDCPQKTPESGKRSHSLGDIHWEQTFDPMKSESKDKGRPESSKKEVKADPVESKFNQISNKARREMGSMQRPTVPTQLPLNTVSPFPATQTSHGQPVSAPTSPPPRTHPKKPPVPPPVPAKKSKERLPNGLRHPPLVLSGSVPNTPTLPPKPTFTPTTPSESSQSMPLSPGESPEALSPAWLSDLPESACPQIHGAKVALSRKISHAKMTDLETLLEDRMHLEGIDLTEEPYSDKHGRCGIPQLLVQRYSEDFQQPVKDVASSLDQIRVKQLRKDHRMAIPSGGLTDMCRKPVSPVHMRSVSDWLVSIGMPMYSALLLAAGFDTLDHVSSLNEVKVREAGLKQDHHIRILLSEAQLVTASSSGQS, encoded by the exons GAAAAAGCAGACACCAGCTTCAGCTCATCACAGCTATGCTCAGACATCCAG GAATCATTTGGCATCGACAGTGAGGTGTCCACTCCAGAGTCTGAGAGAAA AATTCCTCTGCACAAGTCCAGCTCTGAAGATGGATCAG GAAAATGGgacaacaagaagaaaaacaaatcctTCTGGCAGAACTTTCGAAAGTCACAGAAAGGGGTCACAAGGCAAACGtcaaaag GAGAGGACATTGGCTATGTGGCCAGTGAGATAACTATGAGTGATGAAGAACGGATCCAGCTGATGATGATGGTGAAAGAGAAGATGATCACAGTGGAGGAGGCGCTGGCACGG TTAAAGGAATTTGAGAGGAACAGACAGTTGAGCAGCAGTACAGACACAGCAGAGTGGACTGAAGGATCCAGTCCCACTGTTAACCTCTCCTCCGTCTGCAAT TCTGTGGAGCAGTCAGATGATGAGCAGGAGGACTCTGTGAAATTCAAGAGGCTTCACAAGCTGGTCAACTCAACTCGACGTGTCCGCAAGAAACTCATCAAAGTGGATGACAGCAAAAGACATGGCTCAGAAG ATTCGCTCAGTCTGGATGCAGCCCCCTTATGTGATGACATAAACGCACTGTATGCTGAAATCCACAAGAAGCCGGCCCAGTGCACAGACTCCTCTTTGTCCTCTCTTGCCCAAGAGCAGCTTTCTCTGGATGGGGACACGGACAGTCTGACCACCTCGCCGTCCACCAGTAGCCTTGACGCCTGGAAACCTGCTCACAAGTTAGTGAAGACCCCCGGCGCACATCCCCACGGCCTGATCCGCCCACCGCGGAAGAGTAGTGCGGGATCCGGACTGGGTGTAGTGGGGGGTAGTGGCTCCTCTTTCTCCGAATTGGAGTGTTTGGCAGACGATAATGCTAAAGTCTCCCGTTCGGCTACAGACGGAGAGATGCGGAAGGCCTTGTCATCTCTATCACATGGG AGAACATGTAGCTTTGGAGGATTTGACCTGACGAATCGCTCCCTCCATGTGGTCAACACATCCgagcctagt GAGCAGGAGGCTCTGTACAGGGACGCTGTGAAATCTCCCACCACGTCCCGCATCTCTCTAGGGAAGAAAGTCAAGTCTGTCAAAGAGACTATGAGGAAGCGCATGTCCAAGAAATATGTTGGGTCTCTCTCTGAACAG TCCAGTCCAGATGGAACACCCAGTTGTCCTCAGTCTCCTCAGCCAGACACAGACTCTCTAGAGAAACCCAAACTCAAGGCAGGAGGGTCTGTAGAGAGTCTGCACAGCTCCCTCAGTGGGCAGAGCTCCATGA GTGGACAGACTGTGAGCACCACAGATTCATCAGCCAGCAACAGAGAGAGTGTGAGGAGTGAGGATGGTGATGATGAAGAGCCTCCATACAGAGGTCCTTTCTGCGGCAGAGCTAGAGTTCACACTGACTTCACACCGAGTCCATATGACACAGACTCGCTCAAACTTAAG AGAGGAGATGTGATTGATATCATCAGCAAGCCGCCCATGGGCACATGGATGGGTCTGCTCAATAACAAGGTGGGCACGTTTAAGTTCATCTATGTGGATGTTCTTGCTGAAGAAGAGGAGAAGCCTAAGCGATCGGTCCGGAGGAGGAGGAAGGGCAGGCCGCCCAAGCCCAGCTCAGTCGAGGAGCTTCTGGAAAGAATCAACCTGAAG gaGCACATGCCTACGTTCCTGTTTAATGGGTATGAAGACCTGGATACATTTAAGCTACTAGAGGAAGAAGATCTGGATGAACTCAATATCAAAGACCCCCAGCACCGTGCCGTTCTGATGACGGCTGTAGAACTACTACAGGATTACGACa gtAGCAGTGATCCGGAGCGCAGCGCCCTCTCTGGCTCTCAGGAGAAACTCCTCTGTGAGGGGCGTGGCCTCATGGCCGACTCCCCACGGGACTCTGGTTGCTACGAAAGCAATGAAAACCTAGAGAATG GTAAGAGCCGCAAGGCGTCGCACCACAGCCGTGGTTCATCTGGATTTGATTGTGGGGGTGTAAGGTCTCCAGACTATCCCACTCTACCCATGACTCACTCCACAGAAGTTCTTCAGCAGCAGGCAAAGAAAGAACGCAAGTTCCCGAAGCCTTTTCTGCCCCGGCCCATAAAGGCCTTCAGTCTGCATAGCCTGGGTCTCAAGAAGGCCTCCAAAGCAGGACAAACCTCCCGCATACTGGTCAGCCGAAGCTGTGAGGAGTTAGACTGCCCCCAGAAGACCCCTGAGTCTGGGAAGCGTTCGCATTCTCTGGGGGATATACACTGGGAGCAGACCTTCGATCCGATGAAGAGTGAGAGTAAGGATAAAGGCAGGCCAGAGAGCAGCAAAAAGGAAGTAAAAGCCGATCCTGTAGAATCAAAATTTAACCAGATCAGCAATAAGGCTAGAAGAGAGATGGGCTCAATGCAGAGACCTACGGTTCCCACACAGCTTCCTCTCAACACAGTCAGTCCATTTCCTGCTACTCAGACCTCACACGGCCAACCAGTTTCTGCCCCAACTAGCCCTCCTCCACGGACTCACCCTAAAAAGCCACCCGTCCCACCTCCTGTGCCTGCTAAAAAGTCCAAAGAACGTCTGCCGAATGGTCTGCGCCACCCTCCACTAGTGCTGTCGGGTTCAGTGCCAAATACACCAACTCTACCCCCAAAACCCACATTCACCCCAACCACTCCCTCCGAGAGCTCCCAATCAATGCCATTATCACCTGGTGAATCTCCAGAAGCCCTGAGTCCAGCCTGGCTGTCTGACCTGCCTGAATCAGCATGTCCTCAGATCCACGGAGCTAAAGTTGCCCTCAGCAGGAAGATCTCCCATGCCAAAATGACCGACCTGGAGACTCTGCTGGAGGACCGGATGCACTTGGAAGGCATTGACCTCACCGAAGAGCCGTACTCTGATAAA cACGGCCGCTGTGGTATTCCTCAGCTCTTAGTACAGAGGTACTCAGAGGACTTTCAGCAGCCAGTGAAGGACGTGGCGTCCAGTCTGGATCAGATCAGAGTTAAACAACTCCGCAAGGACCACCGCATGGCT ATTCCCTCGGGAGGCTTGACTGACATGTGTCGGAAGCCAGTGTCTCCTGTTCACATGAGATCTGTGTCTGATTGGCTCGTGTCAATTGGAATGCCCATGTATTCTGCCCTTCTATTGGCTGCAGGCTTTGACACCCTGGATCACGTGTCATCCTTGAACGAGGTGAAAGTGAGGGAAGCGGGCTTGAAGCAGGACCATCACATACGTATTCTTCTCAGTGAAGCCCAGCTAGTCACAGCCAGCAGCTCAGGACAGTCATAA
- the LOC113062820 gene encoding SAM and SH3 domain-containing protein 1-like isoform X3 has translation MDGSLGNIDDLAQEYSEYYNTYFSEVSERMEELRKRQVSQELDMEKADTSFSSSQLCSDIQESFGIDSEVSTPESERKIPLHKSSSEDGSGKWDNKKKNKSFWQNFRKSQKGVTRQTSKGEDIGYVASEITMSDEERIQLMMMVKEKMITVEEALARLKEFERNRQLSSSTDTAEWTEGSSPTVNLSSVCNSVEQSDDEQEDSVKFKRLHKLVNSTRRVRKKLIKVDDSKRHGSEDSLSLDAAPLCDDINALYAEIHKKPAQCTDSSLSSLAQEQLSLDGDTDSLTTSPSTSSLDAWKPAHKLVKTPGAHPHGLIRPPRKSSAGSGLGVVGGSGSSFSELECLADDNAKVSRSATDGEMRKALSSLSHGRTCSFGGFDLTNRSLHVVNTSEPSEQEALYRDAVKSPTTSRISLGKKVKSVKETMRKRMSKKYVGSLSEQSSPDGTPSCPQSPQPDTDSLEKPKLKAGGSVESLHSSLSGQSSMSGQTVSTTDSSASNRESVRSEDGDDEEPPYRGPFCGRARVHTDFTPSPYDTDSLKLKRGDVIDIISKPPMGTWMGLLNNKVGTFKFIYVDVLAEEEEKPKRSVRRRRKGRPPKPSSVEELLERINLKEHMPTFLFNGYEDLDTFKLLEEEDLDELNIKDPQHRAVLMTAVELLQDYDSSSDPERSALSGSQEKLLCEGRGLMADSPRDSGCYESNENLENGKSRKASHHSRGSSGFDCGGVRSPDYPTLPMTHSTEVLQQQAKKERKFPKPFLPRPIKAFSLHSLGLKKASKAGQTSRILVSRSCEELDCPQKTPESGKRSHSLGDIHWEQTFDPMKSESKDKGRPESSKKEVKADPVESKFNQISNKARREMGSMQRPTVPTQLPLNTVSPFPATQTSHGQPVSAPTSPPPRTHPKKPPVPPPVPAKKSKERLPNGLRHPPLVLSGSVPNTPTLPPKPTFTPTTPSESSQSMPLSPGESPEALSPAWLSDLPESACPQIHGAKVALSRKISHAKMTDLETLLEDRMHLEGIDLTEEPYSDKHGRCGIPQLLVQRYSEDFQQPVKDVASSLDQIRVKQLRKDHRMAIPSGGLTDMCRKPVSPVHMRSVSDWLVSIGMPMYSALLLAAGFDTLDHVSSLNEVKVREAGLKQDHHIRILLSEAQLVTASSSGQS, from the exons GAAAAAGCAGACACCAGCTTCAGCTCATCACAGCTATGCTCAGACATCCAG GAATCATTTGGCATCGACAGTGAGGTGTCCACTCCAGAGTCTGAGAGAAA AATTCCTCTGCACAAGTCCAGCTCTGAAGATGGATCAG GAAAATGGgacaacaagaagaaaaacaaatcctTCTGGCAGAACTTTCGAAAGTCACAGAAAGGGGTCACAAGGCAAACGtcaaaag GAGAGGACATTGGCTATGTGGCCAGTGAGATAACTATGAGTGATGAAGAACGGATCCAGCTGATGATGATGGTGAAAGAGAAGATGATCACAGTGGAGGAGGCGCTGGCACGG TTAAAGGAATTTGAGAGGAACAGACAGTTGAGCAGCAGTACAGACACAGCAGAGTGGACTGAAGGATCCAGTCCCACTGTTAACCTCTCCTCCGTCTGCAAT TCTGTGGAGCAGTCAGATGATGAGCAGGAGGACTCTGTGAAATTCAAGAGGCTTCACAAGCTGGTCAACTCAACTCGACGTGTCCGCAAGAAACTCATCAAAGTGGATGACAGCAAAAGACATGGCTCAGAAG ATTCGCTCAGTCTGGATGCAGCCCCCTTATGTGATGACATAAACGCACTGTATGCTGAAATCCACAAGAAGCCGGCCCAGTGCACAGACTCCTCTTTGTCCTCTCTTGCCCAAGAGCAGCTTTCTCTGGATGGGGACACGGACAGTCTGACCACCTCGCCGTCCACCAGTAGCCTTGACGCCTGGAAACCTGCTCACAAGTTAGTGAAGACCCCCGGCGCACATCCCCACGGCCTGATCCGCCCACCGCGGAAGAGTAGTGCGGGATCCGGACTGGGTGTAGTGGGGGGTAGTGGCTCCTCTTTCTCCGAATTGGAGTGTTTGGCAGACGATAATGCTAAAGTCTCCCGTTCGGCTACAGACGGAGAGATGCGGAAGGCCTTGTCATCTCTATCACATGGG AGAACATGTAGCTTTGGAGGATTTGACCTGACGAATCGCTCCCTCCATGTGGTCAACACATCCgagcctagt GAGCAGGAGGCTCTGTACAGGGACGCTGTGAAATCTCCCACCACGTCCCGCATCTCTCTAGGGAAGAAAGTCAAGTCTGTCAAAGAGACTATGAGGAAGCGCATGTCCAAGAAATATGTTGGGTCTCTCTCTGAACAG TCCAGTCCAGATGGAACACCCAGTTGTCCTCAGTCTCCTCAGCCAGACACAGACTCTCTAGAGAAACCCAAACTCAAGGCAGGAGGGTCTGTAGAGAGTCTGCACAGCTCCCTCAGTGGGCAGAGCTCCATGA GTGGACAGACTGTGAGCACCACAGATTCATCAGCCAGCAACAGAGAGAGTGTGAGGAGTGAGGATGGTGATGATGAAGAGCCTCCATACAGAGGTCCTTTCTGCGGCAGAGCTAGAGTTCACACTGACTTCACACCGAGTCCATATGACACAGACTCGCTCAAACTTAAG AGAGGAGATGTGATTGATATCATCAGCAAGCCGCCCATGGGCACATGGATGGGTCTGCTCAATAACAAGGTGGGCACGTTTAAGTTCATCTATGTGGATGTTCTTGCTGAAGAAGAGGAGAAGCCTAAGCGATCGGTCCGGAGGAGGAGGAAGGGCAGGCCGCCCAAGCCCAGCTCAGTCGAGGAGCTTCTGGAAAGAATCAACCTGAAG gaGCACATGCCTACGTTCCTGTTTAATGGGTATGAAGACCTGGATACATTTAAGCTACTAGAGGAAGAAGATCTGGATGAACTCAATATCAAAGACCCCCAGCACCGTGCCGTTCTGATGACGGCTGTAGAACTACTACAGGATTACGACa gtAGCAGTGATCCGGAGCGCAGCGCCCTCTCTGGCTCTCAGGAGAAACTCCTCTGTGAGGGGCGTGGCCTCATGGCCGACTCCCCACGGGACTCTGGTTGCTACGAAAGCAATGAAAACCTAGAGAATG GTAAGAGCCGCAAGGCGTCGCACCACAGCCGTGGTTCATCTGGATTTGATTGTGGGGGTGTAAGGTCTCCAGACTATCCCACTCTACCCATGACTCACTCCACAGAAGTTCTTCAGCAGCAGGCAAAGAAAGAACGCAAGTTCCCGAAGCCTTTTCTGCCCCGGCCCATAAAGGCCTTCAGTCTGCATAGCCTGGGTCTCAAGAAGGCCTCCAAAGCAGGACAAACCTCCCGCATACTGGTCAGCCGAAGCTGTGAGGAGTTAGACTGCCCCCAGAAGACCCCTGAGTCTGGGAAGCGTTCGCATTCTCTGGGGGATATACACTGGGAGCAGACCTTCGATCCGATGAAGAGTGAGAGTAAGGATAAAGGCAGGCCAGAGAGCAGCAAAAAGGAAGTAAAAGCCGATCCTGTAGAATCAAAATTTAACCAGATCAGCAATAAGGCTAGAAGAGAGATGGGCTCAATGCAGAGACCTACGGTTCCCACACAGCTTCCTCTCAACACAGTCAGTCCATTTCCTGCTACTCAGACCTCACACGGCCAACCAGTTTCTGCCCCAACTAGCCCTCCTCCACGGACTCACCCTAAAAAGCCACCCGTCCCACCTCCTGTGCCTGCTAAAAAGTCCAAAGAACGTCTGCCGAATGGTCTGCGCCACCCTCCACTAGTGCTGTCGGGTTCAGTGCCAAATACACCAACTCTACCCCCAAAACCCACATTCACCCCAACCACTCCCTCCGAGAGCTCCCAATCAATGCCATTATCACCTGGTGAATCTCCAGAAGCCCTGAGTCCAGCCTGGCTGTCTGACCTGCCTGAATCAGCATGTCCTCAGATCCACGGAGCTAAAGTTGCCCTCAGCAGGAAGATCTCCCATGCCAAAATGACCGACCTGGAGACTCTGCTGGAGGACCGGATGCACTTGGAAGGCATTGACCTCACCGAAGAGCCGTACTCTGATAAA cACGGCCGCTGTGGTATTCCTCAGCTCTTAGTACAGAGGTACTCAGAGGACTTTCAGCAGCCAGTGAAGGACGTGGCGTCCAGTCTGGATCAGATCAGAGTTAAACAACTCCGCAAGGACCACCGCATGGCT ATTCCCTCGGGAGGCTTGACTGACATGTGTCGGAAGCCAGTGTCTCCTGTTCACATGAGATCTGTGTCTGATTGGCTCGTGTCAATTGGAATGCCCATGTATTCTGCCCTTCTATTGGCTGCAGGCTTTGACACCCTGGATCACGTGTCATCCTTGAACGAGGTGAAAGTGAGGGAAGCGGGCTTGAAGCAGGACCATCACATACGTATTCTTCTCAGTGAAGCCCAGCTAGTCACAGCCAGCAGCTCAGGACAGTCATAA